A genomic stretch from Nitrobacter winogradskyi Nb-255 includes:
- a CDS encoding lytic transglycosylase domain-containing protein produces MTLPARASKLRTAALGASLVAAALWAGSAQAEKTAKVPAPKSRPSGNAVPKPAPGHGKTAAPRKDKATAAPIIQPATRRHATLPAPSARMPVPKAAMAATSSTPRADLAALDTIIDLTRRQRSSEATQVQAGMTDPVARKLAEWLILRSNDNGAPTERYRAFIDANPSWPSQSFLRRRAEAALWDDHRDAAAVLAWFENERPQSAKGRFALASALLARGDRARAEQLVREAWRTDTMSAAVERKALEMFGALITPSDHKARMDYMLYGEDRDAGMRAAQRLGRSHEALAKARIAADRRSSSLRALLERVPSELHRDPGYMLAYIQLLRREEKFAEAARLMQSAPRDPNRLYNVDQWWIERRLLARKMIDVGQYRTAYLIARDAALPARDIYKTEQEFTAGWIALRFLNDPNTAARHFARIGVGSVNPTALARAGYWQGRAAEAAGRTQEARRAYAAAAEQSTSYYGQLARAKLGLPQIELRNVPGSRSRGIERLEIVRATQLLYALGKGDIAIPILADMGANGDPDAVLGLGELAARHGDARGMLLAGKAALNRGLPFDFYAYPVSGIPPFRSIGPDVERSIIYAIARQESAFNPSVVSPANAYGLMQVTPDAGRYVCKKYGASFDLRRLKTEPAYNAALGAAELGGLLDDYRGSYILTFAAYNAGRGSVRKWIARYGDPRDPGVDAVDWVELIPFSETRNYVQRIMENLQVYRARFGGGSKLQIEADLHRGAIQ; encoded by the coding sequence GTGACATTGCCTGCCCGCGCATCAAAGCTACGAACGGCGGCTTTAGGGGCGAGCCTGGTGGCGGCCGCGCTATGGGCCGGAAGCGCCCAGGCGGAAAAAACCGCCAAAGTTCCCGCGCCTAAGTCCCGCCCCTCCGGCAACGCCGTTCCCAAGCCCGCTCCCGGCCATGGCAAAACCGCCGCGCCTCGCAAGGACAAAGCCACCGCGGCTCCGATCATCCAGCCCGCCACCCGCAGACACGCCACCCTTCCCGCGCCATCGGCTCGCATGCCCGTTCCGAAAGCGGCTATGGCTGCGACATCATCAACCCCGCGCGCCGATCTCGCCGCGCTCGACACGATCATTGACCTGACCCGCAGGCAGCGATCGTCCGAGGCGACGCAGGTCCAGGCCGGCATGACGGATCCTGTGGCGCGCAAGCTCGCCGAGTGGCTTATCCTGCGCAGCAACGACAACGGCGCGCCGACCGAGCGCTATCGCGCCTTCATCGACGCCAATCCGAGTTGGCCCTCACAGTCATTCCTGCGCCGTCGCGCGGAAGCTGCGCTGTGGGACGACCATCGCGACGCCGCCGCGGTGCTGGCCTGGTTCGAAAACGAGCGGCCGCAATCGGCCAAGGGACGGTTCGCTCTGGCAAGCGCGCTGCTCGCGCGCGGAGACCGCGCCCGCGCCGAACAGTTGGTCCGAGAGGCCTGGCGGACCGATACGATGTCGGCGGCGGTCGAGAGGAAAGCGCTGGAGATGTTCGGGGCGCTGATCACGCCGAGCGACCACAAAGCGCGCATGGATTACATGCTTTACGGCGAGGACCGTGATGCCGGAATGCGCGCGGCCCAGCGGCTGGGAAGATCGCACGAGGCCCTTGCCAAGGCGCGGATCGCAGCCGACCGCAGATCGTCCAGCCTGCGCGCGCTGCTCGAAAGAGTGCCGAGCGAGCTTCACCGCGATCCCGGCTATATGCTGGCCTACATCCAGCTCCTGCGTCGCGAAGAGAAGTTCGCGGAAGCCGCGCGGCTGATGCAGAGCGCGCCCCGCGATCCCAACCGGCTTTATAATGTCGATCAATGGTGGATCGAGCGGCGGCTGCTCGCGCGCAAGATGATCGACGTCGGACAATACCGCACCGCCTATCTCATCGCCCGCGACGCGGCACTCCCCGCGCGCGATATCTACAAGACCGAACAGGAGTTCACCGCCGGCTGGATCGCTCTTCGCTTTTTGAACGATCCCAACACGGCCGCCCGGCATTTTGCACGCATCGGAGTCGGCAGCGTCAATCCGACGGCGCTCGCGCGGGCTGGCTACTGGCAGGGCCGCGCGGCCGAAGCGGCAGGCCGGACCCAGGAGGCTCGTCGCGCCTATGCCGCCGCCGCGGAGCAGTCCACCAGCTACTATGGCCAGCTCGCACGCGCCAAGCTCGGGCTGCCGCAAATCGAACTGCGCAACGTTCCAGGCAGCCGGTCACGCGGAATCGAGCGGCTCGAGATCGTACGCGCCACACAGCTACTCTACGCTCTCGGCAAAGGCGACATCGCGATTCCGATCCTTGCCGATATGGGCGCGAACGGCGACCCCGACGCCGTGTTGGGGCTTGGCGAACTCGCCGCACGTCATGGCGACGCGAGGGGAATGCTGCTCGCCGGCAAGGCCGCGTTGAACCGCGGACTGCCATTCGACTTCTATGCCTATCCGGTCAGCGGCATTCCGCCATTCAGATCAATCGGACCTGATGTGGAACGCAGCATCATTTACGCGATCGCCCGACAGGAAAGCGCGTTCAATCCGTCGGTGGTGTCGCCGGCCAACGCCTACGGGCTGATGCAGGTGACGCCGGATGCCGGACGATACGTCTGCAAGAAATACGGCGCCAGTTTCGACCTTCGCCGCCTGAAGACCGAGCCCGCCTATAACGCCGCCCTCGGCGCGGCGGAACTCGGCGGACTGCTCGACGACTATCGCGGCTCCTATATCCTGACCTTCGCCGCCTACAATGCCGGGCGCGGCAGCGTCAGGAAATGGATCGCGCGTTACGGTGACCCGCGAGATCCGGGAGTCGATGCGGTGGATTGGGTCGAACTGATCCCGTTCTCGGAAACCCGCAACTACGTGCAGCGCATCATGGAGAACCTGCAGGTCTACCGCGCCCGCTTCGGCGGCGGCTCGAAGCTGCAGATCGAGGCCGACCTGCATCGAGGCGCGATCCAGTAA